One Kineococcus aurantiacus genomic window carries:
- a CDS encoding putative bifunctional diguanylate cyclase/phosphodiesterase, producing MGLTAGAFYAAGGAAALAVILSATFHDPGDRHVLLALATTALLSSLALFRWGGHLPRGAFHVVVGAGTVLITFAVPLCPTTATALAITTVYSLVAIDVMFFFGWASALVHLVALFGAAVWALHDRSGVTAGVAIALALVCLVITVVVGALVRRASDAHHDSLTGLRNRRGFDAALDAAVAAARHGAPLAAALIDVDHFKTVNDGHGHAAGDRLLQQLSGELLEGLPQEAVLARYGGDEFAVLLPGRTGAQTLELVEDLRRGLTSAGCSAGVAGHLPGESGADLVRRADTALYAAKLSGRGRCRLDDLDSAELAHDLAQALSAGQVRAWFQPVVRPTTGEVVGVEALARWRHPERGCVRPDEFIAVAETTGLIGELGAAVLADACRGAVELARVHGDGLLLTVNVSGRELVSEGYAERALALVRASGWPVERLVVEVTESLLDASSGPALETLHRLRAAGARVAIDDFGTGYSAFSRLDTLPADYLKLDHGFTAQITTSDRRAGVLQALLSLSRALGMQVIAEGVEDEEQDALLGALGCPLAQGYLYARPAPVAELLARPAPAGTRAG from the coding sequence ATGGGTCTGACCGCGGGGGCCTTCTACGCCGCGGGCGGGGCCGCCGCGCTCGCCGTCATCCTCAGCGCCACCTTCCACGACCCCGGCGATCGGCACGTCCTGCTGGCCCTGGCCACCACGGCCCTGCTGTCCAGCCTCGCCCTGTTCCGCTGGGGCGGGCACCTGCCCCGCGGGGCGTTCCACGTCGTCGTGGGGGCCGGCACGGTGCTCATCACCTTCGCCGTCCCGCTGTGCCCCACGACGGCCACGGCCCTGGCCATCACCACCGTGTACTCCCTCGTGGCGATCGACGTCATGTTCTTCTTCGGGTGGGCCTCCGCCCTGGTCCACCTCGTCGCCCTGTTCGGCGCGGCGGTCTGGGCCCTGCACGACCGGTCCGGCGTCACCGCCGGGGTCGCGATCGCGCTCGCCCTGGTGTGCCTGGTCATCACCGTCGTCGTCGGGGCGCTCGTGCGCCGCGCCTCCGACGCCCACCACGACAGCCTCACCGGCCTGCGCAACCGGCGCGGGTTCGACGCGGCGCTGGACGCGGCCGTCGCCGCGGCCCGGCACGGGGCGCCGCTGGCGGCCGCGCTCATCGACGTCGACCACTTCAAGACCGTCAACGACGGCCACGGGCACGCCGCGGGCGACCGGCTCCTGCAGCAGCTGTCCGGTGAGCTGCTGGAGGGCCTGCCGCAGGAGGCCGTGCTGGCCCGCTACGGCGGGGACGAGTTCGCCGTGCTGCTGCCCGGGCGCACCGGCGCCCAGACCCTGGAGCTCGTGGAGGACCTGCGCCGGGGCCTGACGTCGGCCGGCTGCTCGGCCGGGGTGGCCGGGCACCTGCCGGGCGAGTCCGGGGCCGACCTGGTCCGCCGCGCCGACACCGCGCTGTACGCCGCGAAGCTGTCCGGCCGGGGCCGCTGCCGCCTCGACGACCTCGACAGCGCCGAGCTGGCCCACGACCTGGCCCAGGCGCTGTCCGCCGGGCAGGTGCGCGCCTGGTTCCAGCCCGTCGTGCGGCCCACCACCGGCGAGGTCGTCGGCGTGGAGGCCCTGGCCCGCTGGCGGCACCCCGAGCGCGGCTGCGTGCGGCCCGACGAGTTCATCGCCGTCGCCGAGACCACCGGGCTCATCGGCGAGCTGGGCGCGGCCGTGCTCGCCGACGCCTGCCGCGGCGCCGTCGAGCTCGCCCGCGTGCACGGCGACGGGCTGCTGCTGACCGTCAACGTCTCCGGCCGCGAACTCGTCTCCGAGGGGTACGCCGAGCGCGCCCTGGCCCTCGTGCGGGCCTCGGGCTGGCCCGTGGAGCGGCTCGTGGTCGAGGTCACCGAGAGCCTGCTGGACGCCTCCTCCGGCCCCGCCCTGGAGACCCTGCACCGGCTGCGCGCGGCCGGGGCGCGGGTGGCCATCGACGACTTCGGCACCGGGTACTCGGCGTTCAGCCGGCTGGACACGCTGCCCGCCGACTACCTCAAGCTCGACCACGGCTTCACCGCCCAGATCACCACCTCCGACCGCCGCGCCGGCGTGCTGCAGGCGCTGCTGTCGCTGTCGCGGGCCCTGGGCATGCAGGTCATCGCCGAGGGGGTCGAGGACGAGGAGCAGGACGCGCTGCTGGGCGCGCTGGGCTGCCCGCTGGCCCAGGGCTACCTGTACGCCCGGCCCGCCCCCGTCGCCGAGCTGCTGGCCCGGCCCGCGCCCGCCGGCACCCGGGCCGGCTGA
- a CDS encoding ATP-binding protein, with translation MDTAPASLGLDLLGDAEPLRAARRFVRVQAEQLGREEQGDDAVQVTAELLGDLGTGTRPVAVRVSEVDGALQVGVDVRFVGDDGHGADRPAVSARTRDLLTHLSTAWGWRPVDGGAHVWCRLPGPPAR, from the coding sequence GTGGACACCGCACCCGCCAGCCTCGGGCTGGACCTGCTCGGTGACGCCGAGCCCTTGCGCGCCGCCCGGCGCTTCGTCCGCGTCCAGGCCGAGCAGCTCGGCCGCGAGGAGCAGGGCGACGACGCCGTGCAGGTCACCGCCGAGCTGCTCGGCGACCTGGGCACCGGGACCCGGCCCGTCGCCGTGCGCGTCAGCGAGGTCGACGGCGCCCTCCAGGTCGGGGTCGACGTCCGCTTCGTGGGTGACGACGGGCACGGCGCGGACCGGCCCGCCGTCTCCGCCCGGACCCGCGACCTGCTCACCCACCTGTCCACGGCCTGGGGGTGGCGCCCCGTCGACGGCGGCGCCCACGTGTGGTGCCGCCTGCCCGGCCCGCCCGCCCGCTGA
- a CDS encoding sugar phosphate isomerase/epimerase family protein codes for MVTIALDPTPFHPDHELLELPDLVARAGYEHFQLAPHPDVAPFFRHPKADDALVAALRRKAADAGVTITSLLPVQRISWPHEEQRLAAVRNLRRVLQIAVDLGVSVVNTEFSGRPELSEDSEAAFYRSMEEIVPVLEREGLRLNVDPHPDDFVEDALEAWRVVRGLNTDHVGVVYVASHTFHYGDRATTLLPQLGDRLGAVYAADTFDHRRSHGLRYISNPPGNAARVHQHLRVGDGDVDWAELFSALRRSGFLDREDALVVSNVFAEDETAMETSAYQLATLRELVARA; via the coding sequence ATGGTGACGATCGCCCTGGACCCCACCCCCTTCCACCCCGACCACGAGCTGCTGGAGCTGCCCGACCTCGTGGCCCGCGCCGGGTACGAGCACTTCCAGCTCGCCCCGCACCCCGACGTGGCCCCCTTCTTCCGCCACCCCAAGGCCGACGACGCCCTCGTCGCGGCGCTGCGCAGGAAGGCCGCCGACGCCGGGGTCACCATCACCTCCCTGCTGCCCGTGCAGCGCATCTCCTGGCCGCACGAGGAGCAGCGGCTGGCCGCGGTGAGGAACCTGCGGCGCGTGCTGCAGATCGCCGTGGACCTCGGCGTGAGCGTCGTGAACACCGAGTTCAGCGGCCGCCCCGAGCTGTCCGAGGACTCCGAGGCGGCGTTCTACCGGTCGATGGAGGAGATCGTCCCCGTCCTGGAGCGCGAGGGCCTGCGGCTGAACGTCGACCCGCACCCGGACGACTTCGTCGAGGACGCCCTGGAGGCGTGGCGCGTCGTGCGGGGCCTGAACACCGACCACGTCGGCGTGGTCTACGTCGCCTCGCACACCTTCCACTACGGGGACCGGGCCACGACGCTCCTGCCGCAGCTCGGCGACCGCCTCGGCGCCGTCTACGCCGCCGACACCTTCGACCACCGCCGCTCCCACGGCCTGCGCTACATCTCCAACCCGCCCGGGAACGCCGCCCGCGTCCACCAGCACCTGCGCGTCGGCGACGGGGACGTGGACTGGGCGGAACTGTTCTCGGCGTTGCGCCGCAGCGGTTTCCTCGACCGCGAGGACGCGCTCGTCGTGTCGAACGTCTTCGCCGAGGACGAGACCGCGATGGAGACCTCGGCCTACCAGCTCGCCACGCTGCGCGAGCTCGTCGCCCGCGCCTGA
- a CDS encoding STAS domain-containing protein, whose translation MSTPFRAPDPQQGTPDGRVRLEPAAGRLLVRLTGEIDDELRFDLDDAAAQVARSREAGRTAVAVDAREVTFMDSAGAAFLARLAVAVRPDRITVHPSEPVAFLLDVTRLSDVVDVVADAAGDVAASTGDGTGGDGPAPS comes from the coding sequence GTGTCCACGCCGTTCCGCGCACCCGACCCCCAGCAGGGCACCCCCGACGGGCGCGTCCGGCTCGAACCGGCCGCCGGCCGACTCCTCGTCCGCCTCACCGGTGAGATCGACGACGAGCTGCGGTTCGACCTCGACGACGCCGCCGCGCAGGTCGCGCGCAGCCGGGAGGCCGGTCGCACCGCCGTCGCCGTCGACGCCCGCGAGGTGACGTTCATGGACTCGGCCGGGGCCGCGTTCCTGGCCCGGCTCGCCGTCGCCGTCCGCCCCGACCGGATCACCGTCCACCCCAGCGAGCCGGTGGCCTTCCTCCTCGACGTCACCCGCCTGTCCGACGTCGTGGACGTCGTCGCGGACGCGGCCGGGGACGTCGCCGCGAGCACCGGGGACGGCACCGGCGGGGACGGTCCCGCACCGTCCTGA
- a CDS encoding ATP-binding protein: MCEWYPAAESAVVVDRSAARHARRFLDDHWCVEHASLLRPHAELVVSELVTEAVTHGAPPVLLRVECEGADGVTISVSDRDPNGPRFRTVGPDGVPGTNLVAVLSDEWGVRTRPGGKTVWSRLVV; encoded by the coding sequence ATGTGCGAGTGGTACCCGGCAGCCGAGTCGGCCGTCGTGGTGGACCGGTCCGCGGCCCGCCACGCGCGGCGCTTCCTCGACGACCACTGGTGCGTCGAGCACGCCTCCCTGCTGCGCCCGCACGCCGAGCTGGTCGTCAGCGAACTGGTGACCGAGGCGGTCACCCACGGCGCCCCGCCGGTGCTGCTGCGCGTGGAGTGCGAGGGCGCCGACGGGGTGACGATCTCGGTGAGCGACCGCGACCCCAACGGCCCGCGCTTCCGCACCGTCGGTCCCGACGGCGTCCCCGGCACGAACCTCGTCGCGGTCCTCAGCGACGAGTGGGGGGTCCGCACCCGGCCCGGCGGCAAGACCGTCTGGAGCAGGCTCGTGGTCTGA
- a CDS encoding acyl-CoA dehydrogenase yields MPTAVPPAVDGALALARYLTREVPLPGSGGTRRRWQVLATLAERDLTTARVVEAHLDAVAILAEAGRAVPEGSTWGVFAAEDPGTRLDLTAGRLTGRKPWCSLAGRLSHALVTARTPQGRRLVAVDLRRPGVTVVDGAWHSRGLVDVPSGPVDFDDVPADPVGEPGWYLRRPGFAHGGIGVAACWFGGAAGVARPLLDSPRDDLLTERSRGAVDLHLRTARLALDAAAADVDAGRAAGPAGELLAARTRSIVAAAAEAVLTEVGHALGPAPLTFDAAHAARVADLTVYLRQHHADRDVAAVGQLLRDAAPDGGADREEGRWPW; encoded by the coding sequence GTGCCCACCGCCGTCCCCCCAGCGGTCGACGGCGCGCTCGCCCTGGCCCGGTACCTGACCCGCGAGGTCCCCCTCCCCGGCTCCGGCGGCACCCGGCGCCGCTGGCAGGTGCTGGCCACCCTCGCCGAGCGCGACCTCACCACCGCCCGCGTCGTCGAGGCCCACCTGGACGCCGTGGCGATCCTCGCCGAGGCCGGTCGCGCGGTGCCCGAGGGGTCGACGTGGGGCGTGTTCGCCGCCGAGGACCCCGGCACCCGCCTCGACCTCACCGCCGGCCGCCTCACCGGCCGCAAACCCTGGTGCTCCCTGGCCGGCCGCCTGTCCCACGCCCTCGTCACCGCCCGCACCCCGCAGGGCCGCCGGCTCGTCGCCGTCGACCTGCGCCGGCCCGGCGTGACGGTCGTGGACGGCGCCTGGCACAGCCGCGGGCTCGTCGACGTGCCCAGCGGCCCTGTCGACTTCGACGACGTGCCCGCCGACCCCGTCGGCGAGCCCGGCTGGTACCTGCGGCGGCCCGGTTTCGCCCACGGCGGCATCGGCGTGGCCGCCTGCTGGTTCGGCGGCGCCGCCGGCGTCGCCCGCCCCCTGCTCGACAGCCCCCGCGACGACCTGCTCACCGAGCGGTCCCGCGGCGCAGTGGACCTGCACCTGCGGACGGCGCGGCTGGCCCTGGACGCCGCGGCCGCCGACGTCGACGCCGGCCGCGCCGCCGGGCCCGCCGGGGAGCTCCTCGCCGCCCGCACCCGCTCGATCGTCGCCGCGGCCGCCGAGGCGGTCCTGACCGAGGTGGGTCACGCCCTCGGCCCGGCCCCCCTGACCTTCGACGCCGCGCACGCGGCCCGGGTCGCCGACCTCACCGTCTACCTGCGCCAGCACCACGCCGACCGCGACGTGGCCGCCGTCGGGCAGCTGCTGCGCGACGCCGCCCCCGACGGTGGTGCCGACCGCGAGGAGGGCCGGTGGCCGTGGTGA